One region of Brachyhypopomus gauderio isolate BG-103 chromosome 9, BGAUD_0.2, whole genome shotgun sequence genomic DNA includes:
- the lats1 gene encoding serine/threonine-protein kinase LATS1, whose amino-acid sequence MKRGEKPEGYRQMRPKTFPASNYSGNSQQMLQEIRESLRNLSRPSDVPKTDFGGSKGLPEDSRQQGRSSNPKNPYHKALQEIRKSLMPFANEPTSTGRTPEVNAQMLQELVAAGFEEEMVICALKHTNSRSVGAAIEYISKMSYQDPVREQMAAAAARPANAAVKAAAPPHIQQPVLRRPSWKGSKESLAPQRHGPLMADGLMYRSSSPVPQGELPRTASFPQAHVGGVGAQRVNPPLPPQVRSVTPPPSSWDSNPSTKRYSGNMDYLGPRISPVPQGPWPDGYAAAPAQRGLSPAPVGRQPIIMSSCGGNKFSFPPSWPQNGSAQEYMSMAGGGGGGGRQPPPPYPLCQTSRHSPTAQQMQACSPAPSPPYANGSGRTGHNLGVLPQPRPPQPAGNGSNQELPPHSWPHNIPARSNSFNNAGPGVRPGPATPSSQPSATTVTAITQAPILQPVKSMRVQKPELHTAVAPTHPPWLQQQQQQQPPPPASYPDASAQIPPVSEAPGYQGPPPPYPKHLFQPQAPAPCPPYEPNPNGKPGREEEGEEEGGADDGSTSSAERTDVPEPPPPGAERDRKQISTSPVPVRRNNRRDEERRGEGRVQLYSPQAFKFFMEQHVENVLKNHQQRIRRKKQLESEMQRVGLSEDAQEQMRMMLSQKESNYIRLKRAKMDKSTFEKIKTLGVGAFGEVCLARKVDTGALYAMKTLRKKDVLLRNQVAHVKAERDILAEADNEWVVRLYYSFQDKEYLYFVMDYIPGGDMMSLLIRLGVFSEELAQFYVAELACAVESVHKMGFIHRDIKPDNILIDRDGHIKLTDFGLCTGFRWTHDSKYYQSGDHVRQDSMDFSKEWEDPANCRCGDRLKPLERRAARQHQRCLAHSLVGTPNYIAPEVLLRTGYTQLCDWWSVGVILYEMLVGQPPFLATTPLETQMKVINWQTTLHIPAQAKLSPQASDLIVKLCRGPEDRLGKNGADEIKAHPFFKGVDFSVDLRQQHHPAPYVPKIAHCTDTSNFDPVDPGKLWSDDDASHNDTLSFWFKNGKHPEHAFYEFTFRRFFDDNGHPYSCPKPIEYEGYAEEGEEEPDSPTPGKEAGHGRDLVYV is encoded by the exons ATGAAGAGAGGCGAAAAACCCGAAGGATACAGGCAAATGCGTCCCAAGACGTTCCCCGCGAGCAACTACAGTGGCAACAGCCAGCAGATGTTACAGGAGATCCGCGAGAGCCTGCGGAACCTCTCGCGGCCGTCCGATGTTCCCAAGACGGACTTTGGCGGGAGCAAAGGGCTGCCCGAAGACTCCCGGCAACAGGGACGCAGCAGCAACCCTAAAAACCCCTACCACAAAGCCCTCCAGGAGATCCGCAAGTCACTGATGCCGTTCGCCAACGAACCTACGTCGACCGGCCGCACACCTGAGGTCAACGCTCAGATGCTACAAGAGCTGGTGGCTGCTGGTTTTGAAGAG gagatggTGATCTGTGCTCTGAAGCACACCAACAGTCGCAGTGTGGGTGCAGCTATAGAGTACATCAGTAAGATGAGCTATCAGGACCCGGTGCGCGAGCAGATGGCAGCTGCAGCCGCACGCCCAGCCAACGCAGCCGTCAAAGCAGCTG cccccccccacatccaGCAGCCTGTGCTACGGCGGCCCAGCTGGAAGGGCTCCAAGGAGTCCCTGGCCCCTCAGAGACACGGGCCCCTCATGGCTGACGGCCTCATGTACCGCTCCAGCAGCCCCGTCCCCCAGGGCGAGCTGCCCCGGACCGCCTCCTTCCCCCAGGCCCACGTGGGCGGGGTCGGTGCCCAGAGGGTGAACCCTCCCCTCCCGCCCCAGGTGCGTAGcgtcacccctcccccctcttccTGGGACTCTAATCCCTCCACCAAGCGCTACTCTGGGAACATGGACTACCTCGGCCCCCGTATCTCGCCCGTCCCCCAGGGCCCGTGGCCCGACGGCTACGCGGCCGCCCCGGCACAACGTGGACTCAGCCCGGCGCCCGTGGGCCGTCAGCCCATCATCATGTCCTCGTGTGGGGGGAACAAGTTCAGCTTCCCGCCCTCCTGGCCCCAGAACGGCTCCGCGCAGGAGTACATGAGCATGGCCGGCGGTGGGGGGGGCGGCGGGCGGCAACCCCCTCCTCCGTATCCGCTGTGCCAGACGAGCAGACACAGCCCCACGGCCCAGCAGATGCAGGCgtgcagccccgccccctcccccccctacGCCAACGGATCCGGCCGCACCGGCCACAACCTGGGCGTCCTGCCCCAGCCCCGGCCACCGCAGCCCGCCGGGAACGGCAGCAACCAGGAGCTTCCCCCTCACTCGTGGCCCCACAACATCCCGGCACGCTCAAACTCCTTCAACAACGCCGGGCCGGGCGTGCGTCCGGGCCCGGCCACGCCCAGCTCCCAGCCCTCCGCCACCACCGTCACCGCCATCACCCAGGCGCCCATCCTGCAGCCGGTGAAGAGCATGCGCGTGCAGAAGCCCGAGCTGCACACGGCCGTGGCCCCCACGCACCCGCCCTGgctccagcagcagcagcagcagcaaccccctccccccgcctCCTACCCGGACGCCTCCGCCCAGATACCGCCCGTCTCCGAGGCCCCCGGCTACCAGGGCCCGCCCCCGCCCTACCCCAAACACCTCTTCCAGCCGCAGGCCCCCGCGCCCTGCCCGCCTTACGAGCCCAACCCCAACGGCAAGCCCggcagggaggaggagggggaggaggagggaggcgCGGACGACGGCAGCACCTCCTCCGCCGAGCGCACGGACGTCCCCGAGCCGCCGCCGCCCGGCGCCGAGCGGGACAGGAAGCAGATCTCCACGTCGCCGGTGCCGGTGCGGCGGAACAACAGGCGGGACGAGGAGCGGCGGGGCGAGGGGCGCGTGCAGCTCTACTCGCCGCAGGCCTTCAAGTTCTTCATGGAGCAGCACGTGGAGAACGTCCTGAAGAACCACCAGCAGCGCATACGCCGCAAGAAACAGCTGGAGAGCGAGATGCAGCGG GTGGGCCTGTCCGAGGACGCCCAGGAGCAGATGCGTATGATGCTGTCCCAGAAGGAGTCCAACTACATCCGGCTGAAGCGCGCCAAGATGGACAAGTCCACGTTTGAGAAGATCAAGACGCTGGGCGTGGGGGCGTTCGGCGAGGTGTGCCTGGCGCGGAAGGTGGACACGGGCGCGCTCTACGCCATGAAGACGCTCCGTAAGAAAGACGTGCTGCTCCGTAACCAGGTGGCGCACGTCAAGGCGGAGCGGGACATCCTGGCGGAGGCGGACAACGAGTGGGTGGTGCGTCTCTACtactccttccaggacaaggagtACCTGTACTTCGTCATGGACTACATCCCCGGCGGAGACATGATGAGCCTGCTGATCCGTCTGGGCGTGTTCAGCGAGGAGCTGGCCCAGTTCTACGTGGCCGAGCTGGCGTGCGCCGTGGAGAGCGTGCACAAGATGGGCTTCATCCACCGCGACATCAAACCCGACAACATCCTCATTGACCGCGACGGTCACATCAAGCTGACCGACTTCGGACTGTGCACGGGCTTCCGCTGGACGCACGACTCCAAGTACTACCAGAGCG GTGATCACGTGAGACAGGACAGTATGGATTTTAGTAAGGAGTGGGAGGACCCTGCCAACTGTCGCTGTGGCGACCGGCTCAAGCCACTGGAGCGGCGGGCTGCTAGGCAACACCAACGCTGTCTGGCCCACTCGCTAGTGGGCACGCCCAACTACATCGCCCCGGAGGTGCTCCTGCGCACAG GTTACACGCAGCtctgtgattggtggagtgtGGGCGTCATCTTGTACGAGATGCTGGTTGGCCAGCCCCCCTTCCTGGCTACCACGCCCCTGGAGACCCAGATGAAG GTGATCAACTGGCAGACGACGCTGCACATCCCTGCCCAGGCCAAGCTGAGCCCGCAGGCGTCGGACCTGATCGTGAAGCTGTGCCGCGGGCCCGAGGACCGGCTGGGCAAGAACGGCGCCGACGAGATCAAGGCCCACCCCTTCTTCAAGGGTGTCGACTTCTCCGTGGACCTGCGTCAGCAGCACCACCCGGCCCCCTACGTGCCCAAGATCGCGCACTGCACGGACACGTCCAACTTCGACCCGGTCGACCCGGGCAAGCTGTGGAGCGACGACGACGCCAGCCACAACGACACGCTGAGCTTCTGGTTCAAGAACGGCAAACACCCGGAGCACGCCTTCTACGAGTTCACCTTCCGCCGCTTCTTCGACGACAACGGCCACCCCTACAGCTGCCCCAAGCCCATCGAGTATGAGGGCTACgctgaggagggggaggaggagcctGACAGCCCCACCCCGGGAAAGGAGGCGGGACATGGGCGGGACCTAGTCTATGTTTAG